Proteins encoded by one window of Superficieibacter sp. HKU1:
- a CDS encoding diguanylate cyclase translates to MTNDKTRPYFHEVDEKHLLELLNHNSDWLWEVDAEGRYTWVSGVVTELLGYPPEEVLGRTPFDFMPPEEAERVGLAFMDIVTAKRPFSGLVNRNRRADGTIVVLETSGIPLFDAEGNLSGYRGIDRNISTLGERVLQLETIYDTTPVALCMIDLHGRIVMSNKAMTRLLASAPSGAVTDYFPDVMPECWQQFLQDFSGASHGADIPSREVMFAERYYYTQPVPVYDAMDNVVGLSVTWVDITARRLAEQKLANANLVLKQFAQLDHLTGLFNRRHMDEFLVQQIAHALEQGLPLSICLVDIDFFKNFNDNQGHQSGDDCLRAVTKALVSASLRPEDNISRYGGEEFLVILPRTDIHGALVVAERLRASVTALNIPHVSSPTGFLTISIGVATLYDAKAIFGEQPLHSIASELIYQADTALYKAKKQGRNRVVSGAKS, encoded by the coding sequence ATGACGAATGATAAAACACGCCCTTATTTTCATGAGGTGGATGAGAAGCATCTGTTGGAGCTTCTCAATCATAATTCTGACTGGCTATGGGAAGTGGATGCCGAAGGGCGCTATACCTGGGTTTCCGGAGTTGTGACCGAACTGCTGGGCTACCCGCCGGAAGAGGTGCTTGGACGGACGCCGTTTGATTTTATGCCGCCTGAAGAAGCCGAAAGGGTAGGCCTGGCATTTATGGATATCGTTACGGCAAAAAGACCCTTTTCCGGTCTGGTGAATCGTAACCGACGGGCGGACGGAACTATTGTGGTGCTGGAGACCAGCGGGATACCGTTATTTGATGCGGAGGGAAATCTCAGCGGCTATCGTGGCATTGACCGTAATATTTCTACCCTCGGCGAGCGCGTACTTCAACTGGAAACCATTTACGACACCACCCCCGTGGCATTGTGCATGATCGATTTACACGGGCGCATCGTGATGTCGAATAAAGCGATGACCCGCCTGCTCGCCAGTGCCCCTTCCGGCGCGGTAACCGATTATTTCCCTGACGTCATGCCTGAATGCTGGCAGCAGTTTTTGCAGGATTTCAGCGGCGCAAGCCACGGCGCAGACATCCCGAGCCGGGAGGTAATGTTTGCCGAGCGCTATTATTACACCCAGCCGGTGCCGGTCTATGACGCGATGGATAACGTGGTCGGCCTGTCGGTGACCTGGGTAGACATTACCGCCCGCCGCCTGGCGGAGCAAAAGCTGGCGAATGCCAACCTGGTATTAAAGCAGTTCGCCCAACTGGATCATCTCACCGGACTGTTTAATCGCCGCCATATGGATGAATTTTTGGTCCAGCAAATTGCCCATGCGCTTGAGCAGGGATTGCCGCTCTCTATCTGCCTGGTGGATATCGATTTTTTCAAAAACTTTAACGACAATCAGGGGCACCAGTCCGGCGACGATTGCCTGCGGGCCGTCACCAAAGCGCTGGTATCGGCCAGCCTGCGTCCGGAAGACAATATCAGCCGCTACGGGGGCGAAGAGTTTCTGGTGATTCTGCCGCGTACCGACATCCACGGCGCGCTGGTTGTCGCGGAGCGGCTGCGCGCCAGCGTAACGGCGCTCAATATTCCGCATGTTTCCAGCCCGACCGGATTTTTGACCATCAGTATTGGCGTGGCGACGCTATACGATGCAAAGGCGATTTTTGGCGAACAGCCGCTGCACAGCATTGCCAGCGAGCTGATTTATCAGGCGGATACGGCGCTCTATAAAGCAAAAAAACAGGGACGCAACCGGGTGGTTAGTGGTGCAAAGTCATAA